The Dyadobacter subterraneus genome window below encodes:
- a CDS encoding OmpA family protein — protein MKKVSQLICSLALGSLMALPSLAQPLEQPNSPDYNPKATYDGPYKLNTWSIAIHGGPSMFFGDLREYDFWPVNKTTTDSHKESGTFQGGLTINKQLSYLFGARLDGSIGKLRGMKRRNYNRYFEGNYQDVSLSGTVNLKGLLMGPNKMKRWKVDAYVGFGQIFYDSKAYDLTGGVKLRETGKKNDWIIPTGLAVNYELTSRLDLGLDFRLNYTNSDYLDATWGGDYDRTPNLNSIKDAKTSHKGNSELDSYGYGSVVLTYKLGKKPLKVKKEDGKWAYKPDEGGYYHLRYTDPKVLLRPVKILTLEEMDSVAKANRPKDIDPRLLLDTDGDGVSDFFDKEPNSPAGSIVDGSGRVLDFDTYVKNALATGAACSEIFANVQFDTDKNLLKPEFQDMLKNVAALMNKNGCRLQLAGHADRRATDRYNMALSRRRVDAVKNYLINEAGLKDASKVIVDYFGSFKPIAESSTRDGLLKNRRVELKLLP, from the coding sequence ATGAAAAAAGTATCCCAGTTGATTTGTTCGCTTGCCTTGGGGTCATTGATGGCTTTGCCTTCACTAGCTCAGCCCTTGGAGCAGCCGAATTCTCCGGATTACAATCCAAAAGCTACGTACGACGGTCCTTACAAACTAAATACATGGTCAATCGCGATTCATGGTGGTCCATCTATGTTTTTCGGTGATTTGAGAGAATACGATTTCTGGCCTGTAAACAAAACCACCACAGACAGCCACAAAGAATCAGGAACTTTTCAAGGAGGCTTAACGATTAACAAACAACTTTCGTATTTGTTTGGCGCTCGTCTTGACGGATCCATTGGAAAATTACGTGGTATGAAACGTCGTAATTACAACCGTTATTTTGAAGGAAACTATCAGGATGTTTCTTTGTCAGGAACTGTTAACCTTAAAGGGTTATTGATGGGACCTAATAAAATGAAGCGTTGGAAAGTTGACGCTTACGTTGGGTTTGGTCAAATTTTCTATGATTCAAAAGCATACGATCTTACAGGCGGTGTTAAACTTCGTGAAACTGGTAAGAAAAATGACTGGATCATTCCAACAGGTCTTGCAGTTAATTATGAATTGACATCACGTCTTGATCTTGGTCTTGATTTCCGTCTGAACTATACAAACTCTGATTATCTTGATGCAACGTGGGGTGGTGACTATGACAGAACACCAAACCTGAATTCTATCAAAGATGCTAAGACTTCACACAAAGGAAACTCTGAATTAGATAGCTATGGTTACGGTTCAGTAGTATTGACTTATAAACTTGGCAAGAAACCTCTTAAAGTTAAGAAAGAGGATGGAAAATGGGCTTACAAACCAGACGAAGGAGGATACTATCACCTACGTTATACAGATCCAAAAGTATTGTTGAGACCTGTTAAGATTCTTACACTTGAAGAAATGGACTCAGTTGCAAAAGCAAACCGTCCAAAAGATATCGATCCAAGATTGCTTCTTGATACTGATGGTGACGGTGTTTCTGACTTCTTCGATAAAGAACCAAATTCTCCAGCCGGAAGTATTGTTGACGGTAGCGGTCGTGTTCTTGACTTTGATACTTACGTGAAAAATGCGCTTGCAACAGGTGCGGCATGTAGCGAAATATTTGCTAACGTTCAGTTTGACACAGACAAAAACTTGTTGAAACCTGAATTCCAGGATATGTTGAAAAACGTAGCTGCCTTGATGAACAAAAACGGATGTCGTCTTCAATTGGCTGGACACGCTGACCGTCGTGCAACAGATCGTTACAATATGGCTCTTTCTCGCCGTCGTGTAGATGCAGTTAAAAACTACCTGATCAACGAAGCTGGATTGAAAGATGCTAGTAAAGTAATCGTTGACTACTTCGGTTCATTCAAACCAATCGCTGAAAGCTCAACTCGTGATGGTCTATTGAAAAACCGTCGTGTAGAATTGAAACTTCTTCCATAA
- the tgt gene encoding tRNA guanosine(34) transglycosylase Tgt: MKFTLQTQDQHSKARAGLVETDHGTIQTPIFMPVGTAGTVKAVHQRELKEDIKAQIILGNTYHLYLRPGLDIIHKAGGLHGFNGWDRPILTDSGGYQVYSLAGTGRKINEQGVVFKSHIDGGIHTFTPEGVMDIQRTIGADIIMAFDECTPYPCDFTYARNSIEMTHRWLGRCCTRFDETQPLYNHSQTLFPIVQGSVYKDLRKQSAEVIASYEREGNAIGGLSVGEPAEIMYELTEVVCDILPKDKPRYLMGVGTPANILECIALGVDMFDCVMPTRNARNGMIFTSEGIINIKNEKWKDDLSPLDKNLGGYVSTLYSKAYLRHLVKSEEMLGAQIASVQNLTFYLWLVNTAREKIIEGTFTSWKAGIEKKLMQRL; encoded by the coding sequence ATGAAGTTTACCTTACAAACCCAGGACCAGCACTCAAAAGCACGTGCAGGTCTAGTGGAAACAGACCACGGGACAATTCAAACGCCGATTTTCATGCCGGTTGGTACAGCCGGAACTGTAAAAGCGGTACATCAGCGGGAGTTGAAAGAGGATATTAAAGCCCAGATTATATTAGGAAATACATACCATTTATACCTTCGTCCGGGATTGGACATTATTCACAAGGCCGGTGGGCTGCATGGCTTCAATGGATGGGACAGACCAATCCTAACAGACAGCGGCGGCTATCAGGTTTACTCACTGGCGGGCACGGGGAGAAAAATCAACGAGCAGGGTGTGGTATTTAAGTCACACATTGACGGTGGGATACACACTTTCACACCAGAAGGGGTGATGGATATACAACGTACAATCGGCGCAGATATTATAATGGCCTTCGATGAATGTACGCCCTACCCTTGTGATTTCACCTATGCGCGTAATTCCATAGAGATGACGCACCGCTGGCTTGGTCGCTGCTGCACACGCTTTGATGAAACTCAACCTTTATATAATCATAGCCAGACACTTTTCCCGATCGTGCAAGGAAGTGTATATAAAGACCTTAGAAAACAATCCGCAGAAGTTATAGCTTCGTATGAACGTGAGGGGAATGCCATCGGCGGACTTTCCGTTGGCGAGCCTGCGGAAATAATGTATGAACTGACCGAGGTGGTTTGCGACATTTTACCAAAAGACAAACCGAGATACCTTATGGGTGTAGGCACTCCTGCCAATATCCTTGAATGCATCGCGCTGGGCGTAGATATGTTCGATTGCGTGATGCCTACACGTAATGCCCGCAATGGCATGATTTTTACTAGCGAAGGTATAATCAATATCAAGAATGAAAAGTGGAAAGACGACTTGTCACCTCTTGACAAAAATCTGGGCGGTTATGTGAGTACATTATATTCTAAAGCGTACCTTCGTCACCTGGTCAAATCAGAGGAAATGTTGGGGGCTCAAATTGCCAGTGTTCAAAATCTAACCTTTTATTTATGGTTGGTGAATACCGCAAGAGAAAAAATAATAGAAGGAACATTTACCTCCTGGAAGGCTGGAATTGAAAAAAAATTAATGCAACGCCTTTGA
- a CDS encoding glycosyltransferase has product MTDSLLYVLCAFVLIQLFYYLFIFTRLAFYGKSRNYESRPPGVTVLVCAWNERENLIELLPLLDAQEYPEFEVILLDDRSDDGSEDYMRENIHSWKHIRYIRINDEFSHVTPKKYALTVGMKQAKYPLALMTDADCRPDSLHWITSMASQITEQQDIVIGFSPYEKYPGLLNWFIRCETFYTAVQYLSFSLAGLTYMGVGRNILYKTELFFANKGFYRHRHIMGGDDDIFLNEVATSNNTAISIEPESFVYSKPKTSWSTWLRQKRRHLAVSQFYRKRNKVMLGILSFSHMVIWLLGLVALGFGIFNHDIFYLQELGVIIGTRWIIQWILFFIINRKLDRTVEWFSFPLMDFAFFIYYIFFGLFVMTRRKPRTSWN; this is encoded by the coding sequence GTGACGGATTCTCTACTTTATGTGCTCTGCGCATTTGTTCTGATTCAGCTGTTTTACTATCTTTTTATTTTCACGCGACTGGCCTTTTATGGGAAGAGCAGGAATTATGAAAGCCGCCCGCCAGGCGTTACAGTACTGGTGTGCGCCTGGAATGAAAGGGAAAACCTGATTGAATTATTGCCGCTTCTGGATGCCCAGGAATATCCTGAATTTGAAGTGATATTGCTCGACGACCGCTCTGATGACGGAAGTGAGGATTATATGCGCGAAAATATTCATAGCTGGAAACATATCCGATACATTCGAATCAATGATGAATTCTCGCATGTGACGCCCAAAAAATATGCGCTTACTGTGGGTATGAAGCAGGCGAAATATCCATTGGCATTAATGACAGATGCGGATTGTCGTCCAGATTCCCTGCACTGGATCACTTCCATGGCCTCGCAGATCACCGAGCAGCAGGATATTGTAATCGGATTTTCTCCGTATGAAAAATATCCGGGTTTATTGAACTGGTTTATTCGCTGCGAAACTTTTTATACCGCAGTCCAGTATCTTTCCTTCTCTTTGGCAGGATTGACTTACATGGGTGTGGGGCGCAATATTCTTTATAAAACAGAATTGTTTTTTGCGAATAAAGGCTTTTACCGCCACAGGCATATCATGGGTGGTGATGACGATATTTTCCTGAATGAAGTAGCAACCAGCAATAATACTGCAATTTCTATTGAGCCGGAATCTTTTGTGTATTCCAAACCAAAAACAAGCTGGTCGACATGGTTACGCCAGAAAAGACGCCATCTGGCAGTAAGCCAGTTTTACCGGAAGCGGAATAAAGTCATGTTAGGGATCCTTTCTTTTTCCCATATGGTAATATGGCTCCTGGGACTTGTTGCTTTGGGTTTTGGAATTTTTAACCATGATATATTTTATCTTCAGGAACTTGGCGTGATCATTGGAACACGCTGGATTATCCAATGGATACTTTTCTTTATCATCAACAGAAAACTGGACAGAACCGTCGAGTGGTTTAGTTTTCCTTTGATGGATTTTGCATTTTTTATTTATTATATCTTCTTCGGATTGTTTGTGATGACAAGAAGAAAACCCCGGACTTCATGGAATTAA
- the rsmG gene encoding 16S rRNA (guanine(527)-N(7))-methyltransferase RsmG codes for MELILKYFPDLTDVQREKFTQLEALYQDWNSKVNVISRQDIDTLYERHVLHSLGIAKVIQFKSGTSVLDVGTGGGFPGIPLAIMFPDTQFHLVDSIGKKIRVVQEIAAALDLKNVKAEQIRAEKLEDTYEFVVSRAVTRMAPFVGWVRKNISRNSFHPLRNGILYLKGGDLTEELSELNIKTRSYDLSDYFKEEFFETKKVVYVPL; via the coding sequence ATGGAATTAATATTAAAATACTTCCCGGACCTTACAGATGTTCAGCGTGAGAAATTCACTCAGCTGGAAGCATTGTATCAGGACTGGAATTCAAAAGTCAATGTAATTTCCCGACAGGATATTGATACTTTATATGAACGCCACGTTTTGCATTCTTTGGGAATTGCGAAGGTGATACAGTTCAAATCCGGAACATCAGTACTGGATGTAGGAACAGGCGGTGGATTTCCTGGTATTCCGCTTGCCATTATGTTTCCGGATACACAGTTTCATCTGGTGGACAGTATTGGAAAAAAAATAAGAGTTGTGCAGGAAATAGCTGCCGCGCTGGATTTAAAAAATGTAAAAGCGGAGCAGATCAGGGCTGAAAAACTGGAAGATACTTATGAGTTTGTGGTGAGCCGGGCTGTAACGCGTATGGCGCCATTTGTTGGCTGGGTACGAAAGAATATCAGTCGTAACTCATTTCATCCGCTCAGGAACGGTATTTTATATCTAAAAGGAGGCGACTTAACCGAAGAGCTTTCAGAACTGAATATTAAAACACGTTCTTATGATCTCTCTGATTATTTTAAAGAAGAATTTTTTGAAACAAAAAAGGTAGTATACGTACCTTTGTAA
- a CDS encoding Panacea domain-containing protein, producing MVSAEVIAKEFVNKGIEEGDPVTQMKLQKMVFFAQGLHLALHQEILCNEPFYAWKFGPVVPSIYQLYKKWGSSPIVEKAATPESANTNNADLLTSSERETLDYTWEITKNLDGITLSNWSHAANSPWAQAYAKGENTIISNSIIKEYFEQNLIRQSAGTES from the coding sequence ATGGTATCAGCAGAGGTTATAGCAAAAGAATTTGTTAATAAAGGAATTGAGGAAGGAGATCCGGTTACACAAATGAAATTGCAGAAAATGGTCTTTTTTGCTCAGGGATTGCATTTAGCCCTGCATCAGGAAATTTTATGTAATGAGCCTTTTTACGCCTGGAAATTTGGTCCGGTAGTTCCTTCAATATATCAGCTTTACAAAAAATGGGGAAGCAGCCCTATTGTTGAAAAAGCGGCAACTCCGGAGTCGGCTAATACTAATAACGCTGATTTATTAACATCAAGTGAAAGAGAAACATTAGATTATACCTGGGAAATTACAAAAAACCTGGATGGAATAACGCTTTCAAACTGGTCACATGCCGCCAATTCACCTTGGGCTCAGGCATATGCAAAAGGAGAAAATACAATTATTTCCAACTCAATTATTAAGGAATATTTTGAGCAAAATCTCATCAGACAATCCGCCGGTACCGAGTCCTGA